In Camelina sativa cultivar DH55 chromosome 13, Cs, whole genome shotgun sequence, the genomic window AGTTGGTTGTTCGTTGTTTTACCAGGTGCAACATCCAAGGTCACGTCTCGAGAGATTTGATCTTGTGATCACACCTCGTCATGATTATTATTCTTTAACACCTGAAGGAAAGAGGCAGATTCCTTTCTTTCTCCGGCCATGGGTAACTCCACATGAGCCTCCAGGTAGAAATGTGGTATGTGTCTTTTCTAATGTTCATCAAAAGGAATTTGATGGCAAGGAATTGTCATTTAGTTGCTGGTAACAAGCTTGAATTCTGAAATTCAGTTTCTCACTACCGGAGCTCTTCATAACGTCGACGCTTCTACACTGAGAAAGGCTACTTTGGAATGGAAGGACGAGTTTGCTTCACTGTCAAAACCTTTGGTTGTAGTTAATATTGGAGGACCTACAAGTAAACATGTTGTGCATcttcatattttatatagtcTATTGAGCTGTATTTATAACTGTGATTAAACTTTCTAcgcttttttgttaattttctgtAGGGAACTGTTTGTATGCTGTTGAGCTTTCTAAGAAATTGTGTGGCATGCTTCAGAGTATCCTATGGAGCTGTGGAAGCCTAAGAATATCCTTCTCAAGAAGAACACCAAAGAAAGTAAGTAACAGGAAAACTGAGCTCTACAGGTTCTACAGGTGTGGACCCGATGGCCATCATATTTACTCATATTTCTACAGGTTGCAGATATTATAACAGGAGAACTGAGCTCTAACTCTAAGGTCTACATTTGGGATGGAAAAGGTGAAACGGATTTTGTTAATCCCAACTTGTCCGTGGCAAATTTTGATACTTTCTCGTCTTCCATTTCTCAGACCCTAATCCGCATTTGGGACATCTTGCATTAGCCGATACTTTTATCATAACTGCTGACTCTATAAGTATGTTGAGCGAGGCATGTAGTACCGGGTATGTtcaagacaacaacaacgaccttttcctttttattgttCAGTCTTTGAATGATATTGAAATCTCATTCTCGACACAGGAAACCCGTTTATGTTGTGGGTGCTGAACAGTGTACATGGAAATTTTCTGACTTCCAGAATACTCTCCGTGAAAGAGGAGCTGTTCGACCTTTAACCGGAAAAGAAGATGTAATTCTAATAACTCTATTCCAGTCTTTCGATTTTTCTACATGATAGCTATACTCCGTGATAcccttctcttttttatttagtGAATCCTGACATTAGCTTCTATGGATTTTATATGACAAGATGCGTGAGAGGTGGAGCTACTCTCCTCTTAACGATAATGCAGAAGCTGCGAGGCGCGTGATTAAAGATCTGGCTGAGCGTGGCTGGAAAATTGAGAATTGAGACATGACCCTTCTTTCCCTCCACAAGTTTTCCAGAGTAACTGTCTTTTTCCTGTAGACTACAGTTATTATTTTCGGACTGGGAATTAGAGctagtttttaataatttcatcATCCGTGGAAGCTTAGTGCTCTAGTCGAACTCAAAGTCATACACTTAGAGTTTGAACTACTAGCGATTGAATTTTGTTAGTTCTTTGGTTTTTCCCATTTGGATATATTTGATCTATTGATTAGTTGGAATAAAGTTTTCGAACTTTTTTATTGGGTATGATAATAATGAAAAGTCTTTGATACCCGAGGAGATGAGTGCAACACCAACTGATAAGAGTCTTGACTTAGGCATATATGATCTGCTGatccaattatttttattattttaattacttgttGACTTGTATAATTTTGTTGCCAACTCCACATCTTAGGGATAAGCAAAACAACAACTACTCTCTCTCTACTCCACTGATAGTTTGATACTATTAACAAAGTCCACCACCGAAACCTAAACCCTATAAAAACCCAACCCCGAATTCCATCACTTACACAAAAGCAAGAGCATCCAGTATCATTCCCTCCCAAAACAAATCCTTGAAGAAGACTtttcaaaagtcaaaaagagaaaaaatgaagagTGACTCGATAGCCGTTGATGTCCCTGCAGAGTCGAGCTCAGCCATCAAAGGCAAAGCACCTCTCCTCGGTTTAGCCAGAGACCACACTGCCTCAGGAAGTTACAAGAGAGGTCTCTCCATTTTCGATTTCCTTCTCCGGTTAGCTGCCATTGTAGCTGCCTTAGCTGCTGCTGCCACAATGGGGACTAGTGATGAGACTCTACCTTTCTTCACTCAGTTTTTACAGTTTGAAGCTAGCTACGATG contains:
- the LOC104734624 gene encoding mitochondrial fission protein ELM1-like isoform X2; its protein translation is MRRTPPPELAVTGLSEDLQGSVCGAVKRAVVIGNGCAGAENQCIGLIRSLGLFDRHLYYSVARPRGGILQWLPISICNRIHRFISSICAGFSINPTGITDMFDVADAKQIASMARNTFDKNGPLLVVACGSDTISVASSIRRLATENVFVVQVQHPRSRLERFDLVITPRHDYYSLTPEGKRQIPFFLRPWVTPHEPPGRNVFLTTGALHNVDASTLRKATLEWKDEFASLSKPLVVVNIGGPTRNCLYAVELSKKLCGMLQSILWSCGSLRISFSRRTPKKVADIITGELSSNSKVYIWDGKGNPFMLWVLNSVHGNFLTSRILSVKEELFDL
- the LOC104734624 gene encoding mitochondrial fission protein ELM1-like isoform X1; amino-acid sequence: MRRTPPPELAVTGLSEDLQGSVCGAVKRAVVIGNGCAGAENQCIGLIRSLGLFDRHLYYSVARPRGGILQWLPISICNRIHRFISSICAGFSINPTGITDMFDVADAKQIASMARNTFDKNGPLLVVACGSDTISVASSIRRLATENVFVVQVQHPRSRLERFDLVITPRHDYYSLTPEGKRQIPFFLRPWVTPHEPPGRNVFLTTGALHNVDASTLRKATLEWKDEFASLSKPLVVVNIGGPTRNCLYAVELSKKLCGMLQSILWSCGSLRISFSRRTPKKVADIITGELSSNSKVYIWDGKDPNPHLGHLALADTFIITADSISMLSEACSTGKPVYVVGAEQCTWKFSDFQNTLRERGAVRPLTGKEDMRERWSYSPLNDNAEAARRVIKDLAERGWKIEN